TCAGCGCATCGTCACGAACTCCTCCGCCGCAGTGGGGTGGATCGCCACCGTGTCGTCGAAGTCGCGCTTGGTCGCGCCCATCTTCAGCGCGACGGCGAAGCCCTGGAGGATCTCGTCCATGCCGTGGCCTATGCCGTGGATGCCGACGATCCGCTCGTCCGGCCCCACGCACACGAGCTTCATGCGGGCGCTCTGGCGGTGCCGCGTCACCGCCGAGTACATGGCGGTGAAGGCGGACTGGTACACCCGCACGGCGTCGTCGCCGTACTGCTCCCGGGCCTCGGGCTCGGTGAGGCCGACCGTGCCTATGGGCGGGTGGCTGAACACCACGGAGGGGATGTTGCCGTAGTCCAGGTGCGCGTCGGGCCTGCCGTTGAACAGGCGCTCCGCCAGACGCCGCCCCGCGGCCACGGCCACCGGCGTCAGCTCGACTTGCCCGGTGACGTCGCCCACGGCATGGATGCCGGGCACGTTGGTGTCCTGGTACTTGTCCACGCGCACGTAGCCGCGCTCGTCGAGCATGACGCCGGCGGCCTCCGGCCGCAGGCCGGCCGTGTGCGGCGCGCGGCCTATGGCCCAGATGACGCAGTCCGTCGTGTGGCGTTCGCCGTTGCCCAGTTCGAGCGTCAGGCTGCCGTCGGCGTTCTTGCGCAAGGCCGTCGGGCTGGCGTGGGTGTGCAGCTGGGGGCCTTCGGCCCGCATCGCTTCCACCAG
This region of Alicycliphilus denitrificans K601 genomic DNA includes:
- the gorA gene encoding glutathione-disulfide reductase, with the protein product MKHYDYIVIGGGSGGIASANRAAMHGRRCALIEAGELGGTCVNVGCVPKKVMWHAAQIADAIRQYGPDYGFDATINRFDWDTLVRNRGAYIGRIHASYAVGLEKNKVDVIRGFARFVDARTIEVGGERLTAGHILIATGGHPVRPDIPGAEHGLDSDGFFALPALPRRTAVVGAGYIAVELAGVLNALGSQTHLFVRKHAPLRNFDPLLSDTLVEAMRAEGPQLHTHASPTALRKNADGSLTLELGNGERHTTDCVIWAIGRAPHTAGLRPEAAGVMLDERGYVRVDKYQDTNVPGIHAVGDVTGQVELTPVAVAAGRRLAERLFNGRPDAHLDYGNIPSVVFSHPPIGTVGLTEPEAREQYGDDAVRVYQSAFTAMYSAVTRHRQSARMKLVCVGPDERIVGIHGIGHGMDEILQGFAVALKMGATKRDFDDTVAIHPTAAEEFVTMR